The proteins below come from a single Ochotona princeps isolate mOchPri1 chromosome 6, mOchPri1.hap1, whole genome shotgun sequence genomic window:
- the LOC101524947 gene encoding olfactory receptor 4K15-like, protein MNHSQVTEFVLLGLTSSKELQPILFVVFLLLYLAILMGNFLIILTVISDSRLHTPMYFLLANLSFIDMCVASFATPKMIADLLAEHKTISFDACLVQIFCVHLFAGGEMVILVSMAYDRYVAICKPLHYMTIMSRNVCVTLVLIPWFVGFIHTTSQLAFTVNLPFCGPNEVDSFFCDLPLVTKLACIDTYVVSLLIVADSGFLSLSSFLLLLVSYTVILITVRNRSSASMAKARSTLTAHITVVILFFGPCIFIYVWPFSSYSVDKVLAVFYTIFTPILNPVIYTLRNKEMKAAMSKLRSRYLKPGQVMAIVRNALSMETK, encoded by the coding sequence ATGAATCATTCTCAAGTGACAGAATTTGTGTTGCTGGGACTCACTAGTTCCAAGGAGCTCCAACCTATCTTGTTTGTCGTATTTCTTCTACTCTACCTGGCAATCCTGATGGGCAACTTCCTCATCATCCTCACTGTGATCTCAGACTCCCGCCTTCACACGCCCATGTACTTTCTGCTTGCTAACCTCTCTTTCATAGACATGTGTGTTGCTTCTTTTGCTACCCCCAAAATGATTGCTGACTTACTGGCTGAACACAAGACTATTTCTTTTGATGCTTGCTTGGTCCAGATTTTTTGTGTTCATCTCTTTGCAGGAGGTGAAATGGTCATCCTTGTGTccatggcctatgaccgctatgtGGCGATTTGCAAACCTCTCCACTACATGACCATCATGAGTCGTAATGTGTGTGTTACTCTCGTCCTCATTCCCTGGTTTGTGGGTTTCATCCATACAACTAGCCAGCTGGCTTTTACTGTTAACTTGCCTTTCTGTGGTCCCAATGAGGTGGATAGCTTTTTCTGTGACCTCCCCTTAGTGACCAAGCTGGCCTGCATAGACACTTACGTTGTTAGCTTACTAATTGTGGCAGACAGTGGCTTTCTCTCTCTGAGCTCCTTTCTCCTCTTGCTTGTCTCTTACACGGTGATCCTTATCACAGTGAGGAATCGCTCCTCTGCCAGCATGGCAAAGGCCCGCTCCACGCTGACTGCCCACATCACCGTGGTCATATTATTTTTTGGACCATGTATTTTCATCTATGTGTGGCCTTTCAGCAGTTATTCAGTTGACAAAGTCCTTGCTGTGTTCTATACCATCTTTACTCCCATCTTAAACCCAGTCATCTACACCCTGAGGAATAAAGAAATGAAGGCAGCCATGTCAAAACTGAGGAGTCGGTATCTGAAGCCTGGACAGGTTATGGCAATTGTAAGAAATGCTCtttccatggaaacaaagtga
- the LOC101525184 gene encoding olfactory receptor 4K15, with protein MNETNYSRVSEFVLLGLTSSKELQPILFVVFLLLYLAILMGNFLIILTVISDSRLHTPMYFLLANLSFIDMCVASFATPKMIADLLAEHKTISFDACLAQIFFVHLFTGGEMIILVSMAYDRYVAICKPLHYMTIMSRNVCVTLVLISWLVGFIHTTSQLAFTINLPFCGPNEVDSFFCDLPLVTKLACIDTYVVSLLIVADSGFLSLSSFLLLLVSYTVILITVRNRSSASMAKARSTLTAHITVVILFFGPCIFIYVWPFSSYSVDKVLAVFYTIFTPILNPVIYTLRNKEMKAAMSKLRSRYLKPGQVMAIVRNALSMETK; from the coding sequence ATGAATGAGACAAACTATTCTCGGGTGTCAGAATTTGTGTTGCTGGGACTCACTAGTTCCAAGGAGCTCCAACCTATCTTGTTTGTCGTATTTCTTCTACTCTACCTGGCAATCCTGATGGGCAACTTCCTCATCATCCTCACTGTGATCTCAGACTCCCGCCTTCACACGCCCATGTACTTTCTGCTTGCTAACCTCTCTTTCATAGACATGTGTGTTGCTTCTTTTGCTACCCCCAAAATGATTGCTGACTTACTGGCTGAACACAAGACTATTTCTTTTGATGCCTGCCTGGCTCAAATCTTCTTTGTTCACCTATTCACTGGTGGCGAAATGATCATCCTTGTGTccatggcctatgaccgctatgtGGCGATTTGCAAACCTCTCCACTACATGACCATCATGAGTCGTAATGTGTGTGTTACTCTCGTCCTCATCTCCTGGCTTGTGGGTTTCATCCATACAACTAGCCAGCTGGCTTTTACTATTAACTTGCCTTTCTGTGGTCCCAATGAGGTGGATAGCTTTTTCTGTGACCTCCCCTTAGTGACCAAGCTGGCCTGCATAGACACTTACGTTGTTAGCTTACTAATTGTGGCAGACAGTGGCTTTCTCTCTCTGAGCTCCTTTCTCCTCTTGCTTGTCTCTTACACGGTGATCCTTATCACAGTGAGGAATCGCTCCTCTGCCAGCATGGCAAAGGCCCGCTCCACGCTGACTGCCCACATCACCGTGGTCATATTATTTTTTGGACCATGTATTTTCATCTATGTGTGGCCTTTCAGCAGTTATTCAGTTGACAAAGTCCTTGCTGTGTTCTATACCATCTTTACTCCCATCTTAAACCCAGTCATCTACACCCTGAGGAATAAAGAAATGAAGGCAGCCATGTCAAAACTGAGGAGTCGGTATCTGAAGCCTGGACAGGTTATGGCAATTGTAAGAAATGCTCtttccatggaaacaaagtga